The genomic window CACCCCGGCCACAGTTAGCAGTGCGCCACTTCGGGTGCACCTTGCCGGCGACCAAAGAATCGCCAGAGCAACCAGACCCCCGCCGCCACCGCGGCCCCGAGGACGTAGCCCGCCACCACGTCCGTGAACCAGTGGACGCCCAGATAAAGCCGTGTCATCCCCGTGGCCGCCGCGAGCGCCCACAGCCCCGCCACCAGCCACGGGCGTCGCCCGGCCAGCAGCAAAGTCACCGCCATGGCGAAAGCCGCCGCCCCCATGGCGTGCCCGGACGGCATGGCGGGGTTGTACTCGTAGATCAGCTGCAGCTCCAGGCCCGGACGCTCCCGGCCGATCACCGCTTTCAGCGCGTGACTGAGCAGGTTCGCCGACAACACCGCGACGGGCAGGTACAGCCACCGGGGTCGAGACCGGAACACGGCGACGCCCGCCACGGCCAGCGCATACAGCAGCACCACGGACGGGCGGGTCAGTTCGGTCAGCGCCCGCACCGGGGGCGTGAGCCACTGGGCGCGGACGCCGAGGAAAAGATCCAGGATGAAAGCGTCGATGACGCCTCAGTTTAGGCGACGCCCGCCAGCACCCCGAGCCGGTCCAGCAGTTCGCGGACCCGCCGCTCGATGTTGTCGGCGATCTCCCGGACTTTCATCTCCGATCGCCCGGCCGGGTCCGCCACCGGCCAGTACTCGTATCGGTCGCCGGGCAGATCCGGCGTCTCCTCCACCCCGAGCAGGACGATGACGTCGCTGCGGTGGACGGTGCGCGCGATGATCTCCTTGTTGTACAGCCCTGCTTCGCTGATGCCCCGCTCGCGGAGCACCTTGAGCACGGATTCGGAGGGGTCGTCGTTGCCCTCGATCCCGACGGCGCGGACGAAGACCCGATCGCCCGCCAGGTGGTGTGCGTAAGCCGCGGCGAACTGGGAGCGCCCGGCGTTGCGCCCGGAGACGAACAGCACTTCCGGCCGGGGTTTGAGCCCGCCGACCACGCTCGTGACGGCCAGCTCCTCGAGCTTGTCA from Corynebacterium maris DSM 45190 includes these protein-coding regions:
- a CDS encoding arsenate-mycothiol transferase ArsC translates to MIDRNRYRIVREDLHRAYDDQLDPAVIDRVLDETAAEAEATASVTTFLPVTVGRATIDKLEELAVTSVVGGLKPRPEVLFVSGRNAGRSQFAAAYAHHLAGDRVFVRAVGIEGNDDPSESVLKVLRERGISEAGLYNKEIIARTVHRSDVIVLLGVEETPDLPGDRYEYWPVADPAGRSEMKVREIADNIERRVRELLDRLGVLAGVA
- a CDS encoding phosphatase PAP2 family protein translates to MRALTELTRPSVVLLYALAVAGVAVFRSRPRWLYLPVAVLSANLLSHALKAVIGRERPGLELQLIYEYNPAMPSGHAMGAAAFAMAVTLLLAGRRPWLVAGLWALAAATGMTRLYLGVHWFTDVVAGYVLGAAVAAGVWLLWRFFGRRQGAPEVAHC